AATGTATGGGTTTTCGAGCGCTACTTCCATCTTTTCAGAATCGGTGATGAAGTATGGCGAAATATATCCGCGGTCGAACTGCATACCTTCTACAACCTCAACAGTAGTATCAGTACCCTTAGCCTCTTCTACGGTAATAACACCTTCCTTCTTAACCTTACCCATTGCCTCAGCAATAAGAGATCCAATGGTATTGTCGTTGTTAGCCGAAATGGTAGCAACTTCTTCTATCTTCTTGATGTTATCGCCAACCTCAACGCTTTGAGCCTTAAGATTTGCAACAACAGCAGCAACTGCCTTGTCGATACCACGCTTCAAATCCATAGGATTTGCACCTGCAGTAACATTCTTTATTCCAACAGAAATAATTGATTGAGCAAGAACCGTAGCGGTAGTTGTACCATCACCAGCCATATCGGCAGTTTTCGATGCAACCTCCTTTACCATTTGAGCACCCATATTTTCGAATGCATCAGAAAGCTCGATTTCTTTAGCAACGGTTACACCGTCTTTAGTAATTTGTGGTGATCCAAATTTCTTATCGATTACCACATTACGACCTTTAGGTCCAAGGGTTACCTTTACTGCATTTGCAAGCTTATCAACACCAGCCTTAAGCTGATCGCGCGCTTCGATGTTAAATTTGATATCTTTTGCCATTTTCTTACGTTTGAAATTTTAATTTGAAATTAGAGTATTCCAAGAATGTCTGACTGACGCATAATTATGTAATCAACGCCATCAATAGAAACTTCGGCACCTGCATACTTCCCGTAAAGAACGGTATCGCCAACCTTTACCTCCATTGTTACATCCTTAGAGCCTGGACCAGCAGCAACTACCTTGCCTCTTTGTGGCTTTTCCTTTGCAGTGTCAGGAATATAGATCCCACTTGCAGTTACCTGCTCTGTTGCTGCAGGCTCCACAACTACTCTATCAGCTAATGGTTTGATCATTGCGTTTACTATTTTAAGTTTAACATTAATATCGTTTTTCAGGCTTTGAACTATCGAAATTTGTGCCAAGTCATCTTTTCGCCTAAAAACTGTTCTTTTTTCAGTTTTACTAGGTACTAAATGTCATGTTAATGAAAGTTTGTCAGGCGCAAACAGAATAGCACCCAATATACGCCAAATATTACAACTACTACAAGCTGCAACCAGCACCTTTTAATGAATAATTCGTGTTTTGAATTTCTCATGCATACATAAAAAAAGGGATCTCATGCGAGATCCCTTTTTTGCGTATGGTAAGTAAACCTATTTCTTTGCAGGTTGCTCTTTTTCTGGTTCAGCAGCTGGCTTTTGCTGTGCTGGCTGTTGTTGAGCAGGAGCAGATTGTTGCTTAAGCGCACCTGAAGTTGGGAAAGCAGGAACACCAGCAGCAGGCTGGCTTGTAATCTTTTTCTCAAGACCAGTAGCCTCAGAACCCTTGTTCGTGTCGATTGCAACAGTAGCTGCAAGGCTAAGAACAACAATTGCAATAGCAAGCCACCAGGTAAACTTCTCAATAAAGTCGGCAGTTTGCCTAACGCCTACGATTTGGTTTGCACCAGAGAAATTTGCAGCTAATCCGCCACCCTTAGAGTTTTGAACCAAAACTGCAAGTATTAACAAAACTGCCGCAATAATAATCAATATTGAAAAAAGGGTGTACATAGTTTATTGTCTGAATGTTATTTACTTTGACTCCTTCAACTTTTCGAGTTGAGCTACAAAATAAGCTTTTTTTTCTGGGAATTTCAAGCACAATTTGCGGTAAATGTCCGCAGCCTTATCAGTAAGTCCCTGCGCAGCGTATATTTTGGCTAGCGATTCTGTCACCAAATCGCCATCATCCTTAAGCGATCTTACTGAGATGTCCTCATTTACAGGCGGCAGGTCGGGTTTGGGAACAATTCGGGGGTTTTCGTTCAAGAACTGATCTATAAGGCTATTTTGTACCTCCAAGATCTTTTCGTTGTCATCGAGCGTGTAGAGTTTCTGGTCTAGCACCTCGAAAATCGGATCGTCTCTATCCGACTCTAGGGCGTCATCAATAAGTTCAAAGGGTTCCTCATCGTCAAATTCAGGAGTAATGGGAACTTCGACAATTGGTTCCGCAACTATCGGAACCTCCTGCGCTGCCACTTCTTCAACTATAGTTACTGGTTGAAGCAACTCCTGTGGTTTCTCATCGACTGATTCAGGCATGGGGGGTATTTCGACAATTGGTTCTGCAACCATCGAAACCTCTTGCGCTGCCACTTCCTCGACAATAACTGCTGATTGAGCTGGTACCTGTACCTCTTCTTCATCTTCAGCAACGATGCCTTCTTCCACAAGCGCTGCAGATGCCAAGTGTTCCTGCGCAAGCTCTTCCTCTATTTCTACGCCATTAGCTGGAGCCTCCTCTATTTCTGGAGTGACTGCGCTAGGTTGGCTGGCAACAGGTTGCTGGATAATGGCTGCGTCGATTTGCTCATCCTCATCTTCCTGATCGTCGTACGCAGGTTGGATGCCGATTCCGAAATCGTTTAAGTATAGGTATAGCCACTCTCCGCTTGGCGCATACGTGGATACATGCGAAAGCAAGGTAGAGAAACGTGCATCTCCATTTACCTTTAGCCCTTTAAGGTAGGCCAGCTTTGCTAGGCTGAAGTAGGGATATTTTTCAATCACCTTAACCAGCTGGTCTAAAGCCTTATCATCAACACCCAAAGGGTTTTCGATCAACTTGATAAATGTACGTTCATCCATCTTCATAGGTTTTACCAGTTTGCTACCGACGCATTAAAGATAGCATCAATGAGCTGGTTTGTTACATCCTTAATAAGCTCATTTTGGACGCTCACCACGCTAACGTTGCTCGGAAAATCTTTGAACTGCTTAAACTCCTTATAGTCGGTGAAGCTCAATTCAGGATTTTGCTTGTTCGTAAACTTAACTCGTACAGTAATCGTAAGGCGGTTTTGGCTGGCCTTATCGTTTCCGGTAATTGCAACAGGATCGATAGAGTACCCCACGATTTGCCCTTCGAAGGACAAGTCGCCGTTGCTGCGAATGTAGTCGAGCCTAGTTTGGTTTAGAAACCTATCCTTTAGTGCCTCCGTAAACGTGTTGCTCAGGCTGGGCACAACTAAAGGTGCTAGATTCTGGAAGTATGCTACCGAGAAAGTCTTCGATTCGGGAGAAATGGAGGCTCCCGAGAATGAGTACTTCATGGTACACGATGAGAATAGAGAAACGGTAGCAACAAATGCCAATGCCCTAATGAGCCTATTCAACTTCATTCTGCTAAATATTCAGGTTGTATTCTTTAATTTTTCGATACAGGGTTCGCTCCGAGATGCCCAGCTCTTGAGCGGCATCCTTACGCTTTCCTCCGTACTTGTTTACTGCTTTTATGATAAGCTCCTTTTCCTTGTCGGCCAAAGATAGCGACTCTTGCTTAATTTCATGGGATATGTCGAGGTGCGACACA
This window of the uncultured Acetobacteroides sp. genome carries:
- a CDS encoding co-chaperone GroES; protein product: MIKPLADRVVVEPAATEQVTASGIYIPDTAKEKPQRGKVVAAGPGSKDVTMEVKVGDTVLYGKYAGAEVSIDGVDYIIMRQSDILGIL
- the secG gene encoding preprotein translocase subunit SecG gives rise to the protein MYTLFSILIIIAAVLLILAVLVQNSKGGGLAANFSGANQIVGVRQTADFIEKFTWWLAIAIVVLSLAATVAIDTNKGSEATGLEKKITSQPAAGVPAFPTSGALKQQSAPAQQQPAQQKPAAEPEKEQPAKK
- a CDS encoding LptE family protein, with protein sequence MKLNRLIRALAFVATVSLFSSCTMKYSFSGASISPESKTFSVAYFQNLAPLVVPSLSNTFTEALKDRFLNQTRLDYIRSNGDLSFEGQIVGYSIDPVAITGNDKASQNRLTITVRVKFTNKQNPELSFTDYKEFKQFKDFPSNVSVVSVQNELIKDVTNQLIDAIFNASVANW